The sequence below is a genomic window from Desulfobulbaceae bacterium DB1.
TTGTTATGTCCTTGCCGTCCAGCAAAATTCGGCCGGAGTCAGGCCGGATAAAGCCGGCAATGGTGTAAAACGAGGTGGTTTTCCCCGCTCCGTTCGGGCCCAGCATGCCGATCACCCTGCCGGTATCCACCTGCAGGCAGATGCCGTCGACCACCTTTCGCTTCCGGTAGGTTTTCACGATGTCCCGCGCTTCGAGAGTCGACATCACTTCTTTTCATCCGGGTAAAAAAACGCCTTCACCCGGCCGCCGCCTTCTTTGGCCGGTTCAATAACCGTTGTCTCCGTATTGAGATCAAGAAGAATTTTCTCGCCGGTGACCAGGTTGTTGTCCTGCCAGACTTTGGTGTTGCCGGTCAACAGCACCTTGCGTTCCTCGGCAAAGAATTCCATCTGGTCGCCGGTGGCCACCAGGCCTTCCTGGACAATTTTGACATTGCCCTTGGCAAAGAGCTTTTTGATTTGCTGGGAGCCGGTCTTTTCTTTACCGGTTTTGCCGTCGCCGGACTGGGTCTCATGGTGGACGGTCATTTCATCGGAATAGATGATCAGGTCGCCCTGTTTAGCCTCCACGTCGCCGGTGAAGATGATGGCGTTTTCCTGCTGTTTGGAAACCATGCGGTCCGCCTCGACATGAATCGGGGCCTTGGAGTCCAGGTTGTCCGCGCCGGTGACGATTGACGGAGGCAGCAGGAAAAGGGCGGCGGTGAAAAGAAGGAATATTTTGTGCATTGGCATGAAAAGATTTATCGCGGCTGCCTGCTGTTCGTCAATATGTCTGCGGATGCAAGGGGAAAGTGCTTTGCGCGGCAAAGCACCGCGTGGCATCCCTCCGGTGATTTTGCTATGTCGGTTTTTGTGGTCATGCGTTTGTTCATGCCCGAATAATAATGGTTGAAATGAAGAATGTAAAGAAAGGAAAACTTCAAGGCGCTGAAATTGCAAATATCTGCTTGTTTGCGTTCTTTTCCTTTGCTTCGCGGGAATCTTTGCGGTAAACAAATTCATTTGTCATTCCCTCTAACCCCAGCAGGATGATTTCGTTTATGGAAAAAGGAATAGAAAAAGCGGAAATTCTTATCGAGTCACTTCCTTATATCAAGGAATTTTATGGAAAGACCATTGTCATCAAGTATGGCGGCCATGCCATGGTGGATGAGGAGCTGAAAAAGAATTTCGCCCTTGACATTATTTTGATGAAATATATCGGTATCAACCCGGTGGTGGTGCACGGCGGCGGGCCGCAGATCAACATGTTTCTCAAGAAGATGAATATCCAGTCGAGCTACGTTCAGGGCATGCGGGTCACCGACGGCGAGACCATGGATGTGGTGGAGATGGTGCTGGTGGGCAAGGTCAACAAGGAGATCGTCGGTCTTATCAATTTTCACGGGGGCAAGGCCATCGGCCTGTCCGGCCGTGACGGCGATCTGGTCAAGGCGAAAAAGATGACCATCATGAAAAGCCAGGCGGAAAATGCCCCGCCGGAACTGATCGATCTCGGCCGGGTGGGGGCCGTCACCCAGGTCAATCCCGAGGTGTTGATCGCCCTTGACCGGGAGGATTTTATTCCGGTTATTGCTCCGGTCGGCGTGGGCGAGGACGGCTGTTCCTATAATATCAACGCCGACCTGGTGGCCGGCGCGGTGGCCTCCCGGCTGCGGGCGGAAAAGCTCATCCTGCTCACCGATGTCGAGGGCGTGCTGGATGAGGAGGGCAAGCTGGTTGCCTCGATGAGCAGCGGCGAGGCGGATCAGATGATCTCCTCCGGAGTGGCGGCGGGCGGCATGATTCCCAAAATCAAATGCTGTCAGGATGCCCTGGCCAACGGCGTGGGCAAGGCCCATATCATTGACGGCCGCCTGAAACACGCAATTTTGCTTGAGATGTTCACCCGCGAGGGAATCGGTACCGAGATCGTACGCTAGAGGATGACGGCATGAAAAGTATTATGGAAAAAAGCGACAGCCTTTTTATGAATACCTACGGGCGCTTTCCCGCTGTGATGGTGGAAGGCAGGGGGTACCTGCTGAAAGACGAAAGCGGCAGGGAGTATCTGGATTTTTTGTCCGGCATCGCGGTGTGCGGTCTGGGCCATTGCCACCCTGACGTGACGGCGGCCATTGTTGCCCAGGCCGGAAAACTGGTGCATGTCTCCAACCTCTTTTATACCGCGCCGCAGACGGAACTGGCCGAACTGCTGGTGGCAAACAGCTTTGCCGACCGGATTTTCCTGGCCAACAGCGGGGCCGAGGTGAATGAGGCGGCGATCAAGCTGGCGCGAAAGCATGGCGGCCCCGGTCGTTATGAGATCATTTCGCTGCAGGGCTCCTTTCACGGCCGGACCCTGGCCACGGTTGCCGCCACCGGTCAGGAAAAATTTCACAAGGGTTTCGAGCCGCTGCCCGAGGGATTTGTCCATGCCCCCTTTGGGGATCTCGCTGCCCTGGAGAAGATGATTTCTCCCAAAACCTGCGGCATCCTCTGTGAACCGCTGCAGGGAGAGGGCGGGGTGCGACCGCTGCCGAAAGAATATCTGCGGGGCATCAGAACGCTGTGCGACAAGCACAACCTTGTCCTTCTGTTTGATGAAGTGCAGGTGGGCATGGGCAGAACCGGCACTCTTTTTGCCTATGAACAGTTCGGCGTTGAGCCGGACATCATGACCCTGGCCAAGGCCCTGGGCAACGGACTGCCCATCGGCGCCATGCTGGCCCGGGAAGAGGTGGCCGCCTCATTTTCGCCCGGCGACCATGCCTCCACTTTCGGCGGCAATCCCGTGGCCTGCGCGGCGGCGGTGGCGGTGCTGAAAATTATGCTGGCTGAGGGGTTTCTCGCCGCTGTCGGGAAAAAGGGCGAATACCTGCAAGGCCGCCTGCGGACATTGGTTGATGAGTTTCCCGGGCTGGCGAGCGAGGTGCGGGGACTTGGCCTGATTCAGGGCCTGGTGCTGACCGAAAAGGGCGCATCGCTGGGGGCTGAAATAGTGAAAAGGCTGTTTGATAAGGGTGTGCTGGCCAATTTTGCCGGTGGAGTTGCCCTGCGTTTTATTCCGCCGCTGATTGTCGATGAGGCTGGGGTGGAGAGCATGGTCAGTCGGCTGCGGGAAGTTCTGGCCGGCTTCTGAAAGCGGAAAAAAAACTTCCCAAAGATGTTGTTTTTTTGTATTTGTTACTGTTTGGTTCTTTTATAAAGCCTCGGGGAAAGAGGCCGAAGCAACTCGACAACCAGCAAACGAGCCTTTGAGCCCACAGAGTCGACAGAGCACCAGGTGTGTCTCTCCGGCAAACCTGTGGGCTCTCTGGTTCATATAATGAGCGTGAGATTCATGGCAAAGCATCTTCTGAGCTTAGGTGATTTCGATAAGGAACAACTCTACTCCTACATAAAGCGGGCGTTGAAGCTGAAAGAGGAGTCCCGACAGGGCATCGGCCACAGCCGGCTTGCCGGCAAGGTTATCGGCATGATTTTCGAAAAACCCTCGACCCGCACCCGGGTATCATTCGAGTCGGCCATGTACGGCCTGGGCGGCCAGGTCATTTATCTCTCCGGCCGTGACACCCAGCTGGCCCGCAATGAGCCGTTGAAAGACATGGCCCGCGTCATGTCTCGTTATGTGCACTGCATTGTGGTGCGCACCTTCGGCCAGGAGGTGGTGGAGGAGCTGGGCCGCTATGCCGCGGTGCCGGTGATTAACGCCTTGACCGATCTTTTCCATCCCTGCCAGATTTTAAGCGATATCATGACGGTGGAAGAGGTGAAAGGCGAGATCAGCGGGCTGAAAATAGCCTGGGTCGGTGACGGCAACAATATGGCCAACAGTTGGATTCAGGCGGCCGGGCGCATGGGATTTGAGCTGACGCTGGCCTGTCCGGCAGGCTATGACCCTGATCCGGCTGTCCTCGCCGCCGCGGTGCGGGGAGCGAAAAAACCCATTGTCGTGGTGCGCGATCCCTTTGAGGCGGTGCGGGATGCCGACATCATCAACTGCGATGTGTGGGCCAGCATGGGCCAGGAGGAAGAGCAGAATGAACGCATTGCCGTTTTTCAGCCCTACCAGGTGAACGGCAAACTGTTGGCCGCCGCCAAACCGGACGCCACGGTGCTGCACTGCCTGCCCGCGCATCGCGGTGAAGAAATCACCGACGAGGTGCTGGAGGGACCCCAGTGCTGCGCTTTCGACCAGGCGGAAAACAAGATGCACATTCACAAGGCGATTCTGGAACAACATATCCTGGCAGCAGGTTAAGGGCTGTTACGAAACAATCATTTCCTTTCATTTCGTTACGGCACCCTTGCCGTTAACAGCATTGCTGGGTTCTCGTTTTTTTTGCACGGCGTAAAGGAGCTTTTTATGGCAGGTGAGGTTAAAAAAATAGTGCTGGCCTACTCCGGTGGTCTTGACACCTCGGTAATCCTCAAATGGCTGAAGGAGGAGTATCAGTGTCCGGTGGTGGCCTATGCCGCTGACATCGGTCAGGAAGAAGACTGGGACAAGGTGCGGGCCAAGGGGTTGGCAACCGGCGCGGAAAAGGTGATTGTTTCCGACCTGAAGGAAGAATTTGTCCGGGATTATGTCTTTCCCGCCTTCCGGGCCAATGCCATTTACGAGGGCTCCTATCTGCTTGGCACCTCGCTGGCGCGGCCGGTGATCGCGAAAGAACAGGTGCGGATTGCCCTGGAAGAGGGCGCCGATGCGGTGAGCCATGGCGCCACCGGCAAGGGCAACGATCAGGTTCGTTTTGAAATGGCCTATCTGGGGCTGGCTCCGAAACTCTCCATCATTGCCCCCTGGCGCATCTGGAAGCTCAATTCCCGCACCAAGCTCATGGCCTACGCGGAAAAACACGGCATTCCCATCCCGGTGACCAAGGAAAAACCATACAGTTCCGACGAAAACCTCCTGCATATCAGCTTTGAGGGCGGCATTCTCGAGGATCCCTGGAACGAGCCGGAAGAGTCCATGTTCAAACTGACCCGTTCACTCGACAAGGCGCCGGAAAAACCGACCTATATCGAACTTGCCTTTGCCGGCGGCAATCCGGTGGCAATCAACGGTGAGACGCTGGCCCCTGCCGCCATGCTTGCTCGGCTGAATGAACTGGGCGGCATGAACGGCATCGGCCGTCTGGATATGGTGGAAAACCGTTTTGTCGGCATGAAATCGCGCGGTGTTTATGAAACACCGGGCGGCACCATCCTGCGTATCGCCCACCGCGATCTGGAAACCATCACCCTTGACCGGGAAGTGATGAAAATCCGCGACAGTCTGGTGCCGCGCTATTCCGAGCTGATTTACAACGGCTTTTGGTTCTCGCCGGAGATGAAGCTGCTGCAGAAGACCATGGACGCCACCCAGGAAACGGTAAACGGCGTGGTGCGCCTGAAACTCTACAAGGGCAATTGCATGCCGGTGGGACGGAAATCAGACCAGTCTCTTTACCAGGCGAGTTTCGCCACCTTTGAAGAGGATGAGGTGTATACCCAGTCCGACGCCGGTGGCTTCATCCGCCTCAATGCCTTGCGCATGACCATGCAGGCTTTACGAAAAATCTGATTGGTCGGACTGGTCCAACTGGTCTAACTGGTCGGACTTGTCTGTTGGTCGAAATAATCGAACGAAGCAGGACCAGCAAGACCAGCAGGACCAGCAGGACCAGTCAGACCAATAAGACTAACCGGACCAGTAAGACGAAAATGTCAAACGAAACGAAACTGTGGGGCGGCCGTTTTGCCGAAAAAACCGCTGCCTCGGTGGAGGCCTTCACCGCCTCCATCCATTATGACTGCAGGCTCTACAAACAGGATATCGCCGGCAGTCTGGCCCACGCCAAGATGCTGGTCCGGCAGGGACTGATCTCCGCCGAAGAAGGAGAGCGGATTCGGGTCGGGCTCCTTGAGATTGAACGGGAAATCGAGCAGGGCGTCTTTGCATTCAAACCGGAACTTGAGGATATTCATATGAATATCGAGAAGGTTCTGGTGGATAAGGTGGGCCCGGCCGGGGCAAAACTGCACACCGCCCGCAGCAGGAATGACCAGATCAATCTTGACCTTCGCCTTTATCTGCGCGAAGAAACGGACCGACTGGTTGCGCTGCTCGGCGACGTGCGCGCCTCCTTTGTCCGTCTTGCCCGACGCTACCTGGGCGCCGTGATGCCGGGGTATACCCATCTGCAGCGAGCCCAGCCGGTGCTTATTTCCCATCACATGCTGGCCTATTATGAAATGTTCGGTCGTGACCGGGAGCGGCTGCTTGACTGCGCGAAAAGAATCAATGTGTTGCCCCTTGGCGCGGCCGCTTTGGCCGGTACCGGGCTGCCCATTGACCGGGAATTTGTCGCCCGTGAGCTCGGTTTTCCCAAGGTCACGGCCAACAGCATGGACACGGTGGGCGATCGCGACTTTGCCGTGGAGTTTGTTTCCGCCTGTACCCTGATTCAGCTCCACCTGAGCCGTCTGGCCGAGGAACTTGTTCTTTGGTCCACCGATGAATTCCGCTTTGTCGAACTGGCCGACAGCTTCTGCACCGGCAGCAGCATCATGCCCCAGAAGAAGAACCCCGATATTCCCGAACTGATCCGCGGCAAAAGCGGTCGGGTGGTGGGCAATCTGATATCGCTGATTACCATGTTGAAGGGGTTGCCGCTGACCTATAACCGCGATCTGCAGGAGGACAAGGAACCTGTTTTCGACACGCTCGACACGGTTTCCCGGGAATTGGCCATTACCGCCGAACTGCTCGCCAACATGAAGTTCAATACCGCCCGGCTGGAAGATGCCACCAAAACCGGCTTCATGACCGCGACCGATCTGGCCGATTACCTGGTTGTGAAAAATATTCCGTTCCGGCAGGCCCATGCCATTGTCGGCCGGACCGTTGCCTATTGCGTCAAGCAGAAGAAGGAACTGATCGATCTGTCCCTGGATGAGCTGCAACAGTTCTCCGAGGTGATTGAAGAGGATGTTTTTCATGTTCTGTCGGTGAAGGGTTCTGTCGACAGCCGCCGCTCCATGGGCGGCACCTCCATCAGCCGGGTGCGCGAGGCCCTGGCCCTGGCGGAAAAAGAACTGGGGATTGATGCATGATGCGGCGCGGCTTTGCCATAGGGATCTGCTGTTTGTTGCTGCTGGTCATGACCGGCTGCGGCCGCAAAACTCCGGTTGTTCCTCCCCAGGCGGTGGTTCCGCTTCCCATTGCGGATTTGCAGTGTGTCCTTGACGACAAGGGCGCCACCCTGAGCTGGACCTGTCCTGTCCGGGCGGAAGACGGTTCGCGCATTGAGGATATCAGGACGTTCGCCATCATGAAAAGCGAGGTTTCTTTCGCCAGTTTCTGCGCGGATTGCCCGATTCAGTATCCTTTGCTTATTCCCATGAGCGGCGAGGGGGTGAAACCGGGGTCGAAGCTCACCTATCGCGACACGGATTTAAAAAACCGTCACTACTATAATTACAAGGTGCTTTCCCAAGGCGGCTGGAAGATTGTCAGTCGTGATTCAAACCGGGTTTCCTTTCCGTGGGAAAGCCCGCTTGTCGCTCCGGTCGGCCTGAAGATTGATGTTGCCGATGAGGGACTGACCGTCAGCTGGCAACCTGTCCGAACCCGGCTTGACGGCACTGTGCCCGACCTGCCGGTTGCCTATCAGCTGTACCGCAGCGACGATGGCACGACCTTTGAAAAATTGGGCGAACCCCGTGCCGAACTTTCCCGGATCGATTCGGAAGTGACAATCAACAAAAAATATTTCTATCAGGTACGGGCGGTTGTCATTGCCGACGGCAGTGTGCTGCCGGGCGAAGCCAGTGAAATTATTGCCGGCATGCCGCGGGATTTGACGCCCCCGGCGCCTCCCCACAAATTTACCGTGGCCGCGGGACACGACGGGGTGACCATCCTCTGGGAAAGCACCGAGGTTCGTGATGTCGCCGGTTACCGAATTTACCGCCGCCCGGCGGGCGAAAAAGAGTATGTGCTGGTGGGTGAAACCGGCAGGAGTTCCTTTTCCTTCACCGATACCACCCTGCCGGAGGGAGAGGAAACATTTTTTTACGCCGTGACCGCCTTTGACGCCGCCGTTCCTCCCAACGAAAGTGTTTTTTCACGGGACATAGAATTTCGCCGCAAGGCGCGGCCAAGTTTTTAAGATCAACCAAGAAAGAAAAAAATGAACCATTTTCATTACAGAGACAATGCCCTTTTTTGTGAAGAGGTGGCAGTGGCGGATATTGCCGCCCGGGTGGGAACACCGTTTTACCTCTACAGCGCGGAAACCCTGACCCGCCATTTCAATGCCTTTGACGGCGCCTTTTCCGTGCCGCACATTACCTGTTTCGCCGTCAAGTCGTGCTCCAATATCGCGATCCTCAACCTTTTTGCAAAGCTTGGCGGCGGCGCTGATATCGTCTCGGGCGGCGAGCTTTTCCGGGCGCTCAAGGCCGGAATCGATCCCGGCAGGATCGTCTACTCCGGGGTGGGAAAAACCGAAGAAGAAATGCGTCTTGCCCTCAGCTCCGGCATTCTCATGCTCAATGTCGAGTCCCATCAGGAACTTGAGGCACTGCAGCAGGTGGCGGCATCCATGGGGGTAACGGCCCAGGTTTCCTTCCGGGTCAATCCGGATGTCGATCCCAAAACCCATGCCTACATCTCCACCGGCCTGGCCAAAAACAAGTTCGGCATTCCCATTAACGATGCCCTGGACTCCTATCTGGCGGCGCGGGAGATGGCCAATATCCGTATTGTCGGCGTCAGCTGCCACATCGGCTCGCAGCTCACCGATGTTTCCCCCTTTGTCGAGTCGCTGGTCAAGGTGAGAGGTTTTGTCGGACGGCTGCGGGAAGCGGGCATCGGCATATCGTATCTGGACCTCGGCGGCGGGGTGGGAATCCGTTACAATGAAGAGGCCCCTCCTTTGCCCGCTGCCTATGCCGAAGCACTGGAGCGGGAGATGGGGGGGCTGGACTGTACCCTGATTCTCGAGCCGGGCCGGGTTCTGGTCGGGAATGCCGGCATTCTGGTGACCAAGGTGCTGTATACCAAGCAAGGCGGCAAAAAATTCGTCATTGTCGATGCCGGCATGAATGATCTGGCCCGCCCCAGTCTCTATGACGCCTACCACGCCATCCAGCCGGTAGTGCGGCGGGGAGAGGCAAAGGAAGTTGTCGATGTGGTGGGTCCCATTTGTGAAACCGGTGATTTTCTGGCCCGCGGCAAAGCAATTGCCGTTGCCGAAAGCGGCGACCTCTTGGCGGTGATGAGCGCCGGGGCTTACGGCTTTTCCATGTCTTCCAATTACAACTCCAGGCCGCGGGTAGCGGAGGTGCTGGTCAAAGGCGACACCTTCCACGTTATCCGCAAGCGGGAGAGTTACGAATCCCTTATTGAGGGCGAGACGATTCCCGCCTGATGCCAAATGATTGAAGAACAGATGAATTTCCCAATTGAATTTACCAAGATGAGCGGCACGGGCAATGACTTTATCGTCATTGATCACCGAAAACCCTTCCTTACCAAAGAGGCCATGGGGATTTTTGCCAAGGCGGTGTGCCGTCATAAATTTTCCGTGGGCGCTGACGGGCTGATCCTTATAGAAAATTCCGATCAGGCCGATTTCCGCTGGCATTTTTATAATGCCGACGGCAGCGAGGCGGAGATGTGCGGCAACGGCGCCCGCTGCGCCGCCCGCTTTGCCCACGGCAAAGGCATTGCGCCGGAAAAGATGCGTTTTCTCACCATTGCCGGCGAGATCCGGGCCGAGGTGACGGGCAGCAGCGTCAAACTGGAAATGACACCGCCGACAAATCTTGCCCTGGATCAGCGGGTGGAACTGGACGGCATGGCCCGCACGGTGCATTTTCTCAATACCGGCGTTCCCCATGCCGTCTGTTTTGTTGACGCCAATCAGGACACACCGGTAAAAAACTGGGGCGCAGCCATTCGATTTCATGAACTTTTCCAGCCCGCCGGCACCAATGCCAATTTCGTCGAGGTGCTGGGACCGGACCGGCTCCATGTGCGGACCTATGAACGAGGGGTTGAGGATGAAACCATGGCCTGCGGCACCGGGGCGGTGGCATCGGCCATCATCGCCGGGCTCCTCGGAAAGGTCACGGCGCCGGTCACGGTGACCACTTCCGGCGGCGAAAAACTGATCATTCACTTTGTGCTTGTGGATGGAGGCGGCTTTTCCGGGGTCTGTCTGGAAGGGCCGGCCCATTTCATATATGACGGCCTGCTGCATGCCGAGGCAATTGCATAATAAAGAATAACAAAATTTTTTTATAGAGGATGAGAAGGAGGAAAATATGACACAGTTTCAAGGAGCTTTTGTCGCCATTGTCACCCCTTTTGTTGACGGGAAAATTGATGAGCAGGGCTTGAAGGATCTTATCGAATTTCAGATCGGCAACGGCACCCACGGCATCGTCCCCTGCGGCACCACCGGCGAATCCGCCACCCTGAGCCACGATGAGCACCGCCGGGTGGTGGAACTGACCATCGCCACGGTGAACGGTCGCGTGCCGGTGCTGGCCGGCACCGGTTCGAACTCCACCTCGGAAACCATCGAGTTG
It includes:
- a CDS encoding argininosuccinate synthase; this translates as MAGEVKKIVLAYSGGLDTSVILKWLKEEYQCPVVAYAADIGQEEDWDKVRAKGLATGAEKVIVSDLKEEFVRDYVFPAFRANAIYEGSYLLGTSLARPVIAKEQVRIALEEGADAVSHGATGKGNDQVRFEMAYLGLAPKLSIIAPWRIWKLNSRTKLMAYAEKHGIPIPVTKEKPYSSDENLLHISFEGGILEDPWNEPEESMFKLTRSLDKAPEKPTYIELAFAGGNPVAINGETLAPAAMLARLNELGGMNGIGRLDMVENRFVGMKSRGVYETPGGTILRIAHRDLETITLDREVMKIRDSLVPRYSELIYNGFWFSPEMKLLQKTMDATQETVNGVVRLKLYKGNCMPVGRKSDQSLYQASFATFEEDEVYTQSDAGGFIRLNALRMTMQALRKI
- a CDS encoding lipopolysaccharide transport periplasmic protein LptA, with product MHKIFLLFTAALFLLPPSIVTGADNLDSKAPIHVEADRMVSKQQENAIIFTGDVEAKQGDLIIYSDEMTVHHETQSGDGKTGKEKTGSQQIKKLFAKGNVKIVQEGLVATGDQMEFFAEERKVLLTGNTKVWQDNNLVTGEKILLDLNTETTVIEPAKEGGGRVKAFFYPDEKK
- a CDS encoding aspartate aminotransferase family protein, which encodes MKSIMEKSDSLFMNTYGRFPAVMVEGRGYLLKDESGREYLDFLSGIAVCGLGHCHPDVTAAIVAQAGKLVHVSNLFYTAPQTELAELLVANSFADRIFLANSGAEVNEAAIKLARKHGGPGRYEIISLQGSFHGRTLATVAATGQEKFHKGFEPLPEGFVHAPFGDLAALEKMISPKTCGILCEPLQGEGGVRPLPKEYLRGIRTLCDKHNLVLLFDEVQVGMGRTGTLFAYEQFGVEPDIMTLAKALGNGLPIGAMLAREEVAASFSPGDHASTFGGNPVACAAAVAVLKIMLAEGFLAAVGKKGEYLQGRLRTLVDEFPGLASEVRGLGLIQGLVLTEKGASLGAEIVKRLFDKGVLANFAGGVALRFIPPLIVDEAGVESMVSRLREVLAGF
- a CDS encoding ornithine carbamoyltransferase — protein: MAKHLLSLGDFDKEQLYSYIKRALKLKEESRQGIGHSRLAGKVIGMIFEKPSTRTRVSFESAMYGLGGQVIYLSGRDTQLARNEPLKDMARVMSRYVHCIVVRTFGQEVVEELGRYAAVPVINALTDLFHPCQILSDIMTVEEVKGEISGLKIAWVGDGNNMANSWIQAAGRMGFELTLACPAGYDPDPAVLAAAVRGAKKPIVVVRDPFEAVRDADIINCDVWASMGQEEEQNERIAVFQPYQVNGKLLAAAKPDATVLHCLPAHRGEEITDEVLEGPQCCAFDQAENKMHIHKAILEQHILAAG
- a CDS encoding argininosuccinate lyase, translated to MSNETKLWGGRFAEKTAASVEAFTASIHYDCRLYKQDIAGSLAHAKMLVRQGLISAEEGERIRVGLLEIEREIEQGVFAFKPELEDIHMNIEKVLVDKVGPAGAKLHTARSRNDQINLDLRLYLREETDRLVALLGDVRASFVRLARRYLGAVMPGYTHLQRAQPVLISHHMLAYYEMFGRDRERLLDCAKRINVLPLGAAALAGTGLPIDREFVARELGFPKVTANSMDTVGDRDFAVEFVSACTLIQLHLSRLAEELVLWSTDEFRFVELADSFCTGSSIMPQKKNPDIPELIRGKSGRVVGNLISLITMLKGLPLTYNRDLQEDKEPVFDTLDTVSRELAITAELLANMKFNTARLEDATKTGFMTATDLADYLVVKNIPFRQAHAIVGRTVAYCVKQKKELIDLSLDELQQFSEVIEEDVFHVLSVKGSVDSRRSMGGTSISRVREALALAEKELGIDA
- a CDS encoding diaminopimelate epimerase → MNFPIEFTKMSGTGNDFIVIDHRKPFLTKEAMGIFAKAVCRHKFSVGADGLILIENSDQADFRWHFYNADGSEAEMCGNGARCAARFAHGKGIAPEKMRFLTIAGEIRAEVTGSSVKLEMTPPTNLALDQRVELDGMARTVHFLNTGVPHAVCFVDANQDTPVKNWGAAIRFHELFQPAGTNANFVEVLGPDRLHVRTYERGVEDETMACGTGAVASAIIAGLLGKVTAPVTVTTSGGEKLIIHFVLVDGGGFSGVCLEGPAHFIYDGLLHAEAIA
- a CDS encoding diaminopimelate decarboxylase translates to MNHFHYRDNALFCEEVAVADIAARVGTPFYLYSAETLTRHFNAFDGAFSVPHITCFAVKSCSNIAILNLFAKLGGGADIVSGGELFRALKAGIDPGRIVYSGVGKTEEEMRLALSSGILMLNVESHQELEALQQVAASMGVTAQVSFRVNPDVDPKTHAYISTGLAKNKFGIPINDALDSYLAAREMANIRIVGVSCHIGSQLTDVSPFVESLVKVRGFVGRLREAGIGISYLDLGGGVGIRYNEEAPPLPAAYAEALEREMGGLDCTLILEPGRVLVGNAGILVTKVLYTKQGGKKFVIVDAGMNDLARPSLYDAYHAIQPVVRRGEAKEVVDVVGPICETGDFLARGKAIAVAESGDLLAVMSAGAYGFSMSSNYNSRPRVAEVLVKGDTFHVIRKRESYESLIEGETIPA
- a CDS encoding acetylglutamate kinase; translated protein: MEKGIEKAEILIESLPYIKEFYGKTIVIKYGGHAMVDEELKKNFALDIILMKYIGINPVVVHGGGPQINMFLKKMNIQSSYVQGMRVTDGETMDVVEMVLVGKVNKEIVGLINFHGGKAIGLSGRDGDLVKAKKMTIMKSQAENAPPELIDLGRVGAVTQVNPEVLIALDREDFIPVIAPVGVGEDGCSYNINADLVAGAVASRLRAEKLILLTDVEGVLDEEGKLVASMSSGEADQMISSGVAAGGMIPKIKCCQDALANGVGKAHIIDGRLKHAILLEMFTREGIGTEIVR